The following are from one region of the Cervus canadensis isolate Bull #8, Minnesota chromosome 21, ASM1932006v1, whole genome shotgun sequence genome:
- the LOC122423452 gene encoding mitochondrial import inner membrane translocase subunit Tim8 A-like, which produces MDSSSSSAAGLGSVDPQLQHFIEVETQKQRFQQLVHQMTELCWEKCMDKPGPKLDSRAEACFVNCVERFIDTSQFILNRLEQMQKSKPVFSESLSD; this is translated from the coding sequence ATggattcttcctcttcctccgcGGCGGGTTTGGGCTCAGTAGACCCGCAGCTGCAGCATTTCATTGAGGTGGAGACTCAGAAGCAGCGCTTCCAGCAGCTGGTGCACCAGATGACGGAACTTTGTTGGGAAAAGTGCATGGACAAGCCTGGGCCAAAGTTGGACAGTCGGGCTGAGGCCTGTTTTGTGAACTGCGTTGAGCGCTTCATTGACACAAGCCAATTCATCTTGAATCGACTGGAACAGATGCAGAAATCCAAGCCAGTCTTCTCAGAAAGCCTTTCTGACTGA
- the ACR gene encoding acrosin, with product MLPTAVLLVLAVSVVARDNTTCDGPCGVRFRQNRQGGMRIVGGQDAAHGSWPWMVSLQIFTYHNNRRYHVCGGSLLNSHWLLTAAHCFRIKKKVTDWRLIFGAKEVEWGSNKPVKPPLQERYIEKIIIHEKYSASSESNDVALIKITPPVTCGHFIGPGCLPHFRAGPPRVPQTCLVAGWGFLQENARRTSPVLQEARVDLIDLDLCNSTRWYNGRIRSTNVCAGYPEGKIDTCQGDSGGPLMCKDSVENSYVVVGITSWGVGCARAKRPGVYTSTWSYLNWIASKIGSNAVHMIQLPTAPPASTPVAQASPGSVQPSIRPPWFFQHVPRPPPSQQALAVAQPPRPSNSRPSVPPPPPRPRPPPPQPSTRPPQVLSFAKRLQQLIEVLKGKTFLNEKSNYEMETTDLPEQHASS from the exons ATGCTGCCAACTGCCGTTCTGCTGGTCTTGGCAGTATCTGTGGTCGCCAGAGATAACACCACGTGTGA TGGCCCCTGTGGGGTACGGTTCAGGCAGAACCGGCAGGGGGGCATGCGGATCGTCGGCGGGCAGGACGCCGCCCACGGGTCCTGGCCCTGGATGGTCAGCCTCCAGATCTTCACCTACCACAACAACCGGCGGTACCACGTGTGCGGGGGCTCCTTGCTGAACTCCCACTGGCTGCTCACTGCTGCTCACTGCTTCAGGATCAAAAA AAAAGTGACCGACTGGAGGCTGATCTTTGGAGCTAAGGAAGTTGAGTGGGGGAGCAATAAGCCAGTGAAGCCGCCTCTGCAGGAGAGATATATTGAGAAAATCATCATTCATGAGAAATACTCTGCGAGCTCAGAGTCCAACGACGTTGCTCTCATTAAGATCACCCCTCCTGTTACCTGTGGGCACTTCATTGGACCAGGCTGCCTGCCTCACTTTAGGGCAGGCCCACCCAGAGTTCCCCAGACATGCTTGGTGGCTGGCTGGGGATTCTTACAAGAGAATG CCCGCAGGACATCACCTGTACTGCAGGAAGCACGCGTGGACCTTATCGACCTCGACTTATGTAACTCGACCAGATGGTACAATGGGCGCATTCGTTCAACCAACGTGTGCGCAGGGTACCCTGAAGGCAAGATTGACACCTGCCAG GGGGACAGCGGCGGGCCTCTCATGTGCAAAGACAGCGTGGAAAACAGCTATGTGGTCGTGGGAATCACAAGCTGGGGGGTAGGCTGTGCCCGAGCTAAGCGCCCCGGAGTCTACACGTCTACCTGGTCCTATCTGAACTGGATTGCCTCCAAGATAGGCTCTAACGCGGTGCACATGATTCAGTTGCCCACCGCTCCCCCTGCTTCTACTCCAGTAGCCCAAGCGAGCCCTGGCTCCGTTCAGCCTTCCATTCGCCCACCTTGGTTCTTCCAACACGTTCCTCGACCACCTCCCTCTCAGCAAGCTCTTGCCGTGGCCCAGCCCCCACGTCCCTCAAACTCCCGACCCTCagtcccacctccacccccacgcCCACGACCACCCCCACCGCAGCCTTCCACTAGGCCTCCCCAGGTACTCTCTTTTGCCAAGCGACTGCAGCAGCTCATAGAGGTCTTGAAGGGAAAGACCTTTCTTAATGAAAAGAGCAATTATGAAATGGAAACCACAGACCTTCCAGAACAACATGCCTCCTCCTGA